In Pleurocapsa sp. PCC 7319, the following are encoded in one genomic region:
- a CDS encoding GTP-binding protein — translation MEDDEWKATPKNQLVFIGQNLEPEELKELLEGCVA, via the coding sequence ATTGAAGATGATGAATGGAAAGCTACGCCCAAAAATCAATTAGTTTTTATCGGACAGAATTTAGAACCAGAGGAATTAAAAGAATTACTAGAAGGTTGTGTTGCTTAA
- a CDS encoding GTP-binding protein → MSEISQQGLPVTIITGFLGSGKTTLLNQILQNELNQKVAVLVNEFGDINIDSQLLVAYDDDMVELSNGCICCTINEGLVEAVTRILARESKVERLIIETTGVADPLPIILTFVGSDFRDFTRLDSVITLVDAETFTPEHFESEVAYKQIAYGDILLLNKTDLVDREQLTALETYIASVKNNPRIIHTQYAQVPLPLILDVGLTQTDSLPEAKHREHHHYHSHHLEADGFVSLSFKSDQPFDVYKFQKFLNEGLPLEVFRAKGIVWFAGSQLRHIFQLCGQRNDIKSEPWSTPPVNQLVFIGRHLDTDKLRQQLNDCLATSVTV, encoded by the coding sequence ATGTCAGAGATCTCCCAGCAAGGATTACCAGTCACTATAATTACGGGCTTTCTCGGTAGCGGGAAAACCACTTTACTCAATCAAATCCTGCAAAACGAACTGAATCAAAAGGTTGCAGTATTAGTTAACGAGTTTGGCGATATCAATATCGACTCTCAACTTTTGGTAGCTTATGACGATGACATGGTGGAATTGAGCAACGGTTGTATTTGCTGCACCATTAATGAAGGCTTGGTAGAAGCAGTAACGCGAATCTTGGCTAGGGAATCAAAAGTAGAGCGTTTGATTATTGAAACTACTGGTGTAGCCGACCCTTTGCCGATTATTTTGACTTTTGTTGGTTCGGATTTTCGGGATTTTACGCGCTTAGACTCGGTTATCACCTTAGTTGATGCAGAAACCTTTACCCCAGAACATTTTGAGAGTGAGGTGGCGTATAAGCAGATTGCCTATGGGGATATTCTTTTGTTGAATAAAACCGATTTAGTAGATAGAGAACAATTAACCGCATTAGAAACCTATATTGCTTCGGTTAAAAATAATCCCAGAATTATTCATACCCAATACGCTCAAGTCCCCCTACCTTTAATCTTAGATGTAGGATTAACTCAGACAGATAGTTTGCCTGAAGCAAAACATCGCGAACATCATCACTATCATTCCCATCATCTAGAAGCCGATGGTTTTGTGTCCCTGTCCTTCAAGAGCGATCAACCCTTTGATGTCTATAAATTTCAAAAGTTTTTAAACGAAGGACTTCCCCTCGAAGTATTTCGTGCTAAAGGAATTGTTTGGTTTGCAGGAAGTCAATTACGTCACATCTTCCAACTCTGCGGACAGCGCAACGATATTAAGTCCGAACCTTGGTCTACTCCTCCTGTTAACCAGTTAGTCTTTATCGGTCGTCATTTAGATACCGATAAACTCCGCCAACAGTTAAATGACTGCTTGGCTACTTCCGTTACTGTTTAA
- a CDS encoding DUF6262 family protein has translation MMSDKRIEALKSAAEQKKNDALKKTEKAIQTLVQKNHKITIRSVAREAGVSTSYIYKYPELAYRIQTLREQQKYNLVKPQTPTTKSHQIIATQLRNRNKIIEQEKAELKKEIKVLATNVYKMSQSENSVEHLKAQNIELLNENKKLKKQLKHFENEICDLREFILRQGYKSKFDNQNENNNLKVIKLISDDKKLC, from the coding sequence ATGATGTCAGATAAGAGAATAGAAGCTTTAAAATCAGCAGCCGAACAGAAAAAGAATGATGCTTTAAAGAAAACAGAAAAGGCTATTCAAACACTTGTTCAGAAAAATCACAAAATTACTATTCGTTCTGTAGCAAGAGAAGCTGGAGTTTCTACTAGCTACATTTACAAGTATCCAGAGCTTGCATATCGAATTCAAACTCTTAGAGAACAGCAGAAGTATAACCTTGTTAAACCTCAAACACCTACTACTAAGTCACATCAGATAATTGCTACTCAGCTACGTAACCGAAACAAAATAATTGAACAAGAAAAAGCAGAGCTAAAAAAAGAGATAAAGGTCCTAGCTACAAATGTTTATAAAATGTCACAAAGCGAAAATTCAGTTGAACACCTCAAAGCTCAAAATATTGAACTGTTAAATGAAAACAAGAAGCTAAAGAAACAACTAAAACATTTTGAAAACGAGATTTGTGACTTACGAGAATTTATCCTTAGACAAGGATATAAGAGTAAATTTGACAATCAAAATGAAAATAATAATCTTAAAGTTATAAAGTTAATTTCAGACGATAAAAAGCTTTGTTAG
- a CDS encoding ClpX C4-type zinc finger protein has product MTNKTDSQPLLDIEVCCSFCRKNNKQVELLIAGPPIGDTGLYICNECVDICNKIISHEIPHMTPEEAESLVRSQKSTD; this is encoded by the coding sequence ATGACTAATAAAACTGATAGCCAACCCCTGTTAGACATAGAAGTCTGCTGTTCTTTTTGTAGAAAAAATAATAAGCAGGTAGAGCTTTTGATTGCAGGTCCACCAATTGGAGATACTGGTCTTTACATATGTAATGAATGTGTAGATATATGTAACAAGATTATTAGTCACGAAATTCCTCACATGACCCCAGAAGAAGCCGAATCATTAGTGCGTTCCCAGAAATCAACCGATTAA
- the folE gene encoding GTP cyclohydrolase I FolE has product MTLAKSEPNQLDKIDTKLPKLNTTQQHGHLTHLREPQMTCPPPVSEEEMRQAVRTLLLGLGEDPDREGLKDTPKRVVKALKFLTSGYHQSLDELLNGAVFHENTDEMVLVRDIDLFSSCEHHILPILGRAHVAYIPDGKVIGLSKIARICEMYGRRLQVQERLTAQIADALQGLLQPKGVAVVVEASHMCMVMRGVQKPGSWTSTSAVRGVFANDAKTRQEFMSLIRHNPALR; this is encoded by the coding sequence ATGACCTTAGCTAAGTCCGAACCAAATCAATTGGACAAAATCGATACTAAATTACCCAAACTAAATACTACGCAACAGCACGGACATCTCACGCATTTGAGGGAACCTCAAATGACGTGTCCTCCTCCTGTATCAGAAGAGGAGATGCGCCAAGCAGTACGGACTTTACTCTTAGGATTGGGAGAAGATCCAGACCGCGAAGGCTTGAAAGATACCCCCAAAAGAGTGGTCAAAGCCTTAAAATTTCTGACTTCTGGCTATCATCAATCTTTAGACGAATTGCTCAATGGGGCAGTATTTCACGAAAATACTGATGAAATGGTCTTGGTTAGAGATATCGATCTGTTTAGCTCCTGCGAACACCATATTTTGCCCATTTTAGGTCGCGCTCATGTAGCTTATATTCCCGATGGTAAAGTAATCGGACTGTCAAAGATTGCTCGTATTTGTGAAATGTACGGACGACGTTTGCAGGTGCAGGAAAGATTAACCGCCCAAATCGCCGATGCACTCCAAGGATTATTACAACCAAAAGGGGTTGCAGTAGTAGTCGAAGCAAGCCATATGTGTATGGTAATGCGGGGAGTACAAAAACCTGGTTCTTGGACTTCCACTAGTGCGGTTAGAGGTGTATTTGCTAATGATGCAAAAACCCGTCAGGAGTTCATGAGTTTAATTCGCCACAACCCTGCGTTGCGTTAA